The window TCGTCCCATAATGCTTCCGCATCCGAATCCTCCATTTTCCAACTCCGTATCCAGTCTAAACTTCAACGtcgtgtcattccaacatgacagtatTGGAAATCGACGGTCATTAACTCCTCCCAGTTGAgggttgctcaccctatacacgtagcacaactgaaaacaaacatatgttaattaaaaccaattatttttgtaaatagagaaattaattagtgataacttacaataaggaacgtctgtggtccttggaaatgtcgtttttcattctccttcacttttgcgcatgattgaactaatccttcaagtacaaatttgcaccaattgaacttcttgatattatgaacatctgaaatagatttcagaacTCTATACCTGCAagtgaaaaaaacatatttgaggatTAATTAACATGTCATATAAGTTGTCATGCAAataaaaataacagaaatgagatatacctggatagttgacctaggtgatcacaccagagaaagcagctgacaacaaataatacgaagtctatcttgaaATTGTTGTCAGCAGCTTTGTTCTCAATCATTTTCGTCGGCATAGCAGTCACTAAAGGAGCGCCATTAAAagggttaccccatcgagtcctaaatgccTTCAACTTGTCATCAGTTTCGTTATTCTGATATTCTACAATGTCCAACTCCCCTCTGGGGAGACCCAATATcatttcaacatcttcttcttcgattttcacttcctTGCCATTCTCTAGATTGAAAGAACATTTATCACAGTCAAACTGCCTGACTAGATAACGAGAGATCTCCTTAGGGCATTTTGAAAGCGATAATGAAAGTAGATGgccaaagcctattgacttcacagcCTCCTTTTGATCCTTAGACAGTAGTTGCAGAAGATTGAAAAGCCCAAAAGAagatgtcctagttaaaaaaAGGTTGGGGGGGGTTGCTGTTCTGGGGGATTTCGGAACTAATTTAAGAGCTTTTGGGAATTTGGGAACTGCTTTGGGAGCTGCTGCTTCTTGGGCATtccttttacgtttatttgccctacaaaaacaaaagataaacatttaaaaaccaTGAAGCAGATAATCAGataaagataaacatttaaaatcaaatatctactcatttcgggtcccgaaacaccatattttgggtcccgaaacaccatttcgggtcctgaaacaccATTTCCGGTCATGAAACACcctatttcgggtcctgaaaccacttatttcgggtcccgaaaccacactttcgggactcATAACAGTCAAACATAACAAAATCCGattttcgggtcctgaaaccacccatttcgggtcccgaaaccacccatttcaggtcccgaaaccacactttcgggacccataacagccaaacatatcaaaatccaatttttgggtcccgaaacctcacatttcgggtcctgaaaccacactttcaggtcccgaaaccacactttcgggtcccgaaacaacacatttcgggtcccgaaaccacactttcgggacccttaattcaaaaaacatatcaaaatcaaatttctaaattatataatcatactttcgggtccccGAACAACACTTTcaggacccataacagccaaacatatcaaaaatcacataaatcatCACATAGCAGCAAATACACACAAAATAATCAACCATTTCTAtcgttaaaatcattagaaTCAGCAGAATCATAAAAATCCAtaaccctaaccgcaaaaacctaaacggtcttcaaatcatcaaaatgttCTAGGATTCTAAAGGAGAAGATGTTATTTACTTTGTCCTTGGAGATTTTGGAGTCTTGCATGGAGATGTACCTGGACCACCAGCctgaaaaagagaaatgatattctcaacgaCGACGAATGTAGACAGTGAAGTGAACATACCCGAAGGAGAAGacctaccattttcgatcgaaagaaagaagatgaataaagttgaagaagtcgGGGATGCCGCCGAAGAGAAAAAACGTCAGAGAAAAATCGCCTGAGAAAAATCGCCGAAAGtggtaaatgaaaagaagaaggagaggaaagaagaaagagggggaaactgaaacgtttttttttttttttttttggctttttctctctcctagctagCAAGACCATGtagattcgtggccttgctttcgctatatattcgttgagaatatcattttCCTTATTTACTATGGATAAATTTACGCCTTGTTCTattgtgatatatattttttaaaattaagaaagaaaaatgaaatgatgGGTGGTGATTTTAAtgaggtaatgattatttttgataaaaaaaacttaaagggtattggtatatataaataaaataaaaaataataatttaaattagaaggtattttagtattttgatcaATGAAATGAGTGAGGTGATCGGTGATaaatgattgattgaaaaattaatttttgtaaagattaaaataaaaacctttaccgaacaaggccttagttCGGAATTgcatctaaaaataataattagatagTAAATATTACCAAATAACatcataaaatcaaaataaataactaatgatttaaatatcaaattgtataaataatttataaaaataaaattcccaAATCatgcagttttttttttttgagttacTTAAAAAACGAACTCAATTAAGGTTCTAATTAATGAGAGATGAAATAGAACCAATTAAACTATGTTATAAGAATCTATATCAAAATAAcagttaaaattatctttaatcgAGAGTTAATAATTAACCTAAAATAAgtattactaaataaaaatgaataatatatatagagaattaAAACAGTGTGAAAGTATAAATTATGGGAGATACTTGTAGGaggttttaatataaaagatccacacaaaatttaataatttcgtCAATTTGATGTTAAAAAATGGACAAATACGaactcaaaaaataattatcaacacAATCAAAATCATAAGAACTAAACAACATAGTAACAACTGATAGTATTAATCGGATTCGAATTCAGATTGTCGAACCAAATAAATCACAAGAAtacgataaaaaaaaaataataattaccaaataaacaaataagtaTGAGACTTTTccatttcttataaattttgtttattagatcgataaaaattctgaaaatCACTCTGCTTCGTGGCTTGTCGACATGTGAATGATTCGATGACAATCCAGTTGAAACCTGACCTTCATCGTTCTTCTTACCGGAGAGATTTGAGTAGAATTCCATTTTCGTCAATGATAGATTGATCCCCAACGGGAAATCAGCATGAAACTCGTCTTCTCTCTGTTATTCTTATTACTATTATCATTACTTTCCTCCTCCTTCCACTCCGCTGTCGCCCGTGGCGGCGAACGTAGCTTCAATTCCTCAGGTATACATACTTGCTTCTCTCTGCTGGCCCGTTTTTATTCATAGACAACTCAGGTCGAGTTCCGATCTCTTTGCTAGCACAAGTAGATCGAGAAAAACATTTGGATCTTGAATGCTTAGTTTCTGTTTGTTTGAATATTCTCTTTTATATCTTTTAGGATCCTTCAGATTATCGAGGCGCCTGTCTGCAGAAAGCTATATTGATAAACTGTATAATTCTCTCCTAGAATCAAATGCtgtttgattttgttattaCTAAATTACCATGGAATTCATAATAATCAAGTTAATTTTGTAATGCTTCAGTAATAGGCTTGCTGATGGGTATATGAGTAACTCTGAACTTGAAGAGGCTTTTAGTGCCTTTGCTCATAGATGCTCTAACATATCTAGGATATACAGGTGATTACTGAAATTTTCTTTCTCACAAAATATTCTTCAAGTCTTCAACTTAGTCATAAATCAGAATCATTATAAAGCAATGTCGTTATTCTGAATTATCCTTCTTCTCTCATCGAGGGGTTCTTGGAATTCATTATCAGTATTGGAGAGAGTGTTAATGGGCTTCCTCTGGTAAACATTTGCTTATAGCTATCAAATAAGTCATGCAGTTTTTTATCTTCTATGTTTGATATAACATCTGATTTAGTACTCTTCTTGGTTAACGATAGTGGGTCGTGGAAATTTCAGACAAACCCGGGGTGGAAGAGGCTGAACCTGCTTTTAAGGTAAAGGATTTTCTAGGTTATAAATGACATCCGATCTTATTTTAGATCCAAGTGGCATCTGAAATGAAATCCATCTGAGAATATCAGATAATCTTCTTTAGGCTACTATTAAGCTGTTTCAGGATAgccttaaattaatttttacagtTTTTCTATTTGTGATATCTATTCACTAAACCTAGCTCAATTATAGAATAATACTTTGAACTGAATGATGGAAAACAGAATATGAGAGGGAGAGaggatatattttaattgtggcAGCGCCTACAATTGAAGAACAGGATTAGACGAGGATAGAATAGATCATATAGATGAGATTGAATGATAAGAGATGGGAAAGAGATTGAACCTTGAGAGTGGAACAAACTTTTTCATCCAAGTCTCATAACCACTTTCCCGCCCTTGTCCTCCTTTATTCGTTCTCCTTAACTGCCTACTCAACCACTTATTAATTAATAGcttctcttatttattattcCCATGTTAGTAACCCTAATCCTTGCTATTCTCTTGTAACATATACATGATCTGATAATGTACTACACTGTTATATGAGATATTCAGTTATCTAGAAACATTCATGGAGTTACAGATATGACTATTACTTTGTGAGACACTAGCAGATAACAagtttttaaattcttttttgcagtttgtgggaaatgttcatgGAGACGAACCTGTAGGTCGCGAGCTTATGTTACTTCTTGCAAATTGGTTATGTGATAACTATCATATAGATCCTTTGGTAATTCACTAACTCTATTTGCTTTATGTTGATCTCTAGCCTTACAACGCTAGtaaaagaaaatcatataaCCTTCAGATTCTGAGATATGTTAATGCAGCTTGCATGATACATACACACTCTTACTTCTACTTTCTTAATGATATAATGATATAATGATAATACTTTCTATCAGTCTTTCTGCATATTCTACGTAATTTCCATGAATACATTTATGTTACCGCTTCTCGAACTCTGTGATTCAGCATCTGAAACTTGCACTTATGCTGCATACTGTTATCTTTTTCTCCAGGCAACTTTGATAATTGACAATGTTCACTTGCATATACTTCCATCCATGAATCCTGATGGATTTGAACTAAGGAGGCGTGGTAATGCGAACAACATTGATCTAAATCGTGATTTTCCAGACCAGGTATTTCATTGTTGCCTCACTTTATTTGTGAAACAATATCAGCCTTGCATGCAAATGAAATGTTAATATGATCCTTAATAATATGCTTCATTTTCCCCCCTTAAATGACTTTCTTTAGATAGAAATGTTTTGAATATgggtatatttttttattgaaaaatgtaTTCATCATTTCAGTTCTTAAATGAAGACTTCTTGTTTGTAATTTTCTTATActttcatttttcctttttttcttggATCtgttttaagtaattaatttaaggtTAAAAATATATCGTCGCTAACCCACCAGGGTAGTTCAAATTGAAAGTCTTTACCTTAGAGGATAAGGTCTCAGGTCGCTCGTTTTATGCAgagattttagattttttggggttttaaaaaaaaactcttgtATCAAGTCACTATCATTCTAACCAtcaaatcacttaattaatCACTTAAAATATCCttactttacttttattaaatttaaagttatataCAAAAGGACATTAGTAATTATCCTAAAAATCCCAAATACccaatttttttatctaaaaaattttggttttcaaaaaaatcataaaatcctgaaaacccaatatcaaacaagctctatgAATGCCTCTATTTAATTGGGGAGTCATGGCTGTTGGGGATCGTGCTAGCCTCCTCAAGGGAATAGCACATAAGCTAGCTATTTAACCTAATATCTTAGAGAAATTTATGTGAAACCACAAAAGTAAAATACACTCAAAGTATGTGTGAATTATTACATTTATGATAATATTGCATCATGCTTTGTCTATCCATTTTTTGATAAGACATACAAAGCTCTGAGATCTGTTCTCTTAGATTAGATTCATTTGATGTCTATTTAGTTCTTTATGTGTACTGTGTACATGACACAGTTCTTAGTCCACATGCGGTCATTTTATTGAATTGGGTTTATTGATCATTTCTGGCATTTCGTTCATAAGCATTCAAGCTTCTTTGAATTGGTCTTATTTTGATTTCGGTTTTTTCTCACTTTTCTTCTTTGTTTGGCCTAGTTATTTCCTATAAATGATGATGTGGATGCAAGGCAACCGGAAACACAAGCTATTATGAGGTGGTTAAAGGATATACAATTTACAGCATCTGCCAGTTTGCATGGGGTAAtacttctaatattttttttatcactttttttgTCTATCAGACTTAGGAAACACATCGATGACCTCATCCTCTTATCATTCTAGTCTTAAAAAGTTCAACAATCTTAAAATTTCACCAAAACTAGAACATTGAGTTCACTTATTCAATAATCTTGACTATCTTGATGCCTTtcagtttttaaattatatttgcaTATAAATTTCCAAATTATATTGTGACATAAGAAAATGTAGTATCAGTTCAAGAGATCCCTCAAATAGTTAGATCTGGAAAGGATAAGTTGTGTGCAGTGTTCTGGCATAATATGGACCAATGACTATCCATTCATGAAATGGCCACTCTAAGAATGACTTTCAACtcactaacatttttttttctaaggaTTTGTTCATTGGTAACATTACACATTTTCGTTTGAGGATATGATGCATCAAACAGTTTGTAGAActactttttgtttttttgaaaaatgaaaactttTCATTAAGAAAAATGCAAGTTGCGTCCAAATGTTACAGAAAATTACACATTTTGTAGAACGACTTTTTTCTTCATCTATTAtacaatttttcttaaattgagTTTGATATATGGTTTCCTAGAGTTCTGTTTGGTTCCAAGTGATACTGATTTTTAATTGTTTACTTTTTGTCTCGTAATAGTTGCTTGTGCATCAAAAGACTGAAAATTAAACGTAGGTCTTCTTAGAATACTCATGAATAGACCTAAAAAGAAGGAAATTCCATCTTAGAATTCTGTGAATAAACATCATAAAAGACCATTTACTTGGAATGCTCACCAATGAACATCATAAAGAGAAGTTTCTACCTTCTTGTTCATAGGGCGCACTGGTTGCAAATTACCCATGGGATGGAACGCCAGATAAAAGGTAATTTTCAGTGGTAGTATATATAGTTTTATCTTAAAATCTAATTTTCACAAATTTGTATATCATGTGCTGTCTGATTTTGGTTACTTCATAAGCATGTTCATTACCAGTATATAGTCCTTTATAATCCACTTATTTTTTATCTGGATCTGTTCTGCAAACttctttattatctttttaaatattctcaTATATACCTTACAATGATTATTTAACATTGacctcaaataattttttttgtcaggAAGAGTTACTATGGCTGTCCTGATGATGAAACATTTAGGTTCTTGGCAAGTGTTTATAGTCGTTCTCACTATAACATGTCTCGAAGCACAGAATTTGTGGGAGGAATTACAAATGGAGCATTTTGGTATTCAGAATTACTATAACATCTGTCTTGATTGAAAATCTACTAAGTTTCTTATTAGGATTCCTTGATATAGGTATCCTGTATATGGCGGAATGCAAGATTGGAACTATATTCATGCTGGTTGTTTTGAATTGACTTTGGAGATCAGTGATGATAAGTGGCCTCCTTCCAATGAGGTGTAAAGTGGCAGCTCAATGTACTCGTTCAGTTTATTTGACAACGTTAATAACCAGATGGATATTTCTTGTTGATATAACTGCAGTATATTTCATTAGTTTATTAACCTACATGTATCATCTTTTCTAAAGAGATTTTGATGTTATGCAGCTTCATACTTTGTGGGAATACAACAAAATGAGTATGCTAAATATTGTGGCAAGCATGGTGAAGGTAAGTAGTAGTGGACTATTATGTACATACATCATGTTCAATTATGAGTCTTCACTTTCTGTATTGAAATTTGTTCAAGCATCATTTATGAATCAATTGCCTTAGTGTTTGTTTGATatagattttttggaaaaaaaaaatcttgtttgatgtagaaGTAGACTATTTGGGTCAAATGACCAAAATATACTTAgtattcaatatattaaaatgttataaagaaacaaataaGGGTATTTTGGTACTTTAGTTGATGGTTTGATGAAAGAAGTGATTGCTGATGAGATGTTGATTTATTTGGATATAATCCAATTATCCAAATAATCCACATCAAACAATCCTTAATCATGTTCATGTGATTTCCAGAGTCTATGAAGTGGCAATCATGGTTAAATGTAAGGGTCATGTTGCCTTTGTACACTGGCTATATAATAGCTAAATCATATTAGgaatttgaattcatttatGAATATGAATTTGAATTCATTACCCCCgtgataaaataaaacacaagcTGGTAATTAGCTTATTAATCACTAGAAAGTCTGTCTTTCTTCCTGTAATTTGGTTGATttccaaatttaataattgacaATATTTGTTTTAGGTGAAATATGATTTTGAGTGATTCAAACATGTATTATGCCTAACTTAGATAACATCTTCGCAATTGTCTTTCATGTTCTCAACCAAAGAGATGTGCTACTACTAATtcatttaacttgtttattgaatttataatttcatagaCAGGAGTTCATGGAAGGATCTTTTCTGCAGATTGTGGGAAACCATTACCTGCCTCTGTGATAATCAAGGGAATAAACTATTCTGTAAGGATCAGTTATTGACTTCCTTTCTATGTTTCTcaagaaattttaaattgaaaaattacaGGTTTTCTTTAAATgctaaatttcttttatagatatTATGGGTATATTTCTTAATATTGTTTTTCCATTTTGTCATACTTTAAGAtagtcaaaaaaaatattaagagcATCTCAATTTAATGTCATTTTCTGTCATTGGTTTCGTCAAGCATACCTaatattgaattattgaatTGACAGATTCAAGCCACTGAATCTTTCGCTAATTACCATCGCCTGCTTGCACCGGATAACAAATATGAAGGTACTATTCTTTTGTCCAAGAATTTTATGTCTTTTGCAGCTGAAATCGCCTCCTTTGCCATGATTTTCTCatgctttattttttttaattgaaaaatgaaatcTATGTGGCAACCTTTTAGTGCCTAAATGTTCCTTTAGCTAGTTTATCTTAGGATTTTATTTGCTTTTAGTCTAGGGATTTATCTACATCCTCGTTACATCTTAGGATATGAAAGAAAGGGGAAAATGTGCATGCCTCGACATCACGCTATTTAACCTTCAAGGATAGAGATTGAGTGTATTTAGAAACTGGTATTTATCACGATCtcaattgtttgaaattgaaagtgattaattttgttttgtataagctttttttagatcatgatccatttatagtgtattttttttacttcatttggtttataattttttttctctcaattatgatgagattattttttaatcatgatACAAGTTATTTTATagtgtactttttttttttggcaaaCATGGCAAATGCAGGGATCATGGTTAATGTGAAAttatttcataacaaaacagCTCAATTTATTGTACTCAACACAAAATCATTTCCAATCTAATCACACAAAAAACTTCAATGTAAAGTACTGATCCGAAAAAGTCTGAACCAACTTCAAAGCTCTCGTCCCTAAACCTATTAGTCCTCCTCCAATATGTTTAACTAAAGTCCTTGTATTCATCGCGAAGATTAATTCTAGATTAGCTCTTAAGAAaaccaaaatatatttgatGTTGTTCTTGCAGTGGTGGCTGAAATGCCTGGTTACAAATCAAAGAGCACACACATTATATTGGGAGAAGATGCCACTACAGTCGATTTCATCCTTGAACCAGATTTATCTTCGAAAAGCAAAATTTCGAGAAGAGGGTGCGACTTTAGATATGATACAGAAAGGAAGTTGAAGATGGTCCAGATTCTTCCAGGACCTAAGTTAGAACTATATCTTATTTTCACTTTGATTATAATGTTCCTTTTCTTTCTATTCAAGAGAAGAGTGATTGTTAACTATTTGAACCATAGACGAAACACTACACCTAAGAGGTCCATCGTTGTttgaggattttttttttctttcatttcttatattgctcctttatttatttttagtgtaTTAATATAATCGAATGTAACAAATTTATAGGATCTTACGTTATTTGATACCCTTATTCGATAACCTTTCATTATAGTTTTGGCGTTGTATTTGCTTCCACATATTTTGCAACTATATGACAATTTTTCTTCTGACTTTGGAATAATTTACAACCATATATCTATATGGTTTGCACTTAATTTTTGTTtagaattgaaaaaataatttgatgctTAAAGAAGAAAACTTTCTAATAACTTTTATAGcaacaaattttcaatttcttttgaTAATTTCTAATAATTTGATGATAATGTTATTTaggaactatttttttttttcaatactaGATATGGCTgatcaaatgaataaaataaatatgttttatctAGGGCTTCAAACGAGTTAGGCCAGTTTGagtcgagctcgactcgattaagtatttttgaactcgactcgaaaaacttgaactaaaagtaaatttttaaatatttgcaaaaacaatatttatattaaatttaggtttaaatattaaaataaataaataaaatatattatttattaaggtTTAAAAAAGTCGACAATGGTAAGTCATCTAACGAGTATTATAtgtgagctcgaactcgactctaTTATAAAACGAATCAGTTTGAACTTTACTCGAATTTGGTTAAAGTCAAACTCAATTTGAGCTTTTACGCATGACTAGCAAGAAACTTAATTCATTTGCTGCTATAATTCAAACATTATATATTGAGACCATTATACTAATTGGATTAGATTGACTAtgcaataaaaaaattcaattgaataatttttttatatataattacttaatatgtttagttttttatttcctttttgttttttctgattaatatttaatatattcacatcatttttttttctaaataaaccatttaactaaaaaaaaaggaaaatttaatatatatatatatatatataaatatatttttaataatacatttttgttataataactttttatttatttataataattataagataatggactcaataaatctatttttttttatataaattcaataataactttaaatttattttaaaatgtcctATAacttgttaatataattaatgaaatatatttttaattcaaaatcttTAAACTAAAACAATTTGTATGGaacaaactaaaaaattaaaaaatatatttttgtttatataatttagataATCTTAATCCAATTAACTTAATAAACTAGGTCATTAATTTGCATGGAACAAAGTTTGCAAGTTTCTTTCTTGAATACTCATCTTTCAACTCATGTAAAGTTTCCATGAACATATAATTTACACGaccattaatattattaagttattcttcttcttcttccttgcTTCAAATTAACTCCattgatcttcttcttccttgcTTGAAACGAACGCCATTAATCTTGTGTTTGATGGTAGCTAGctagattaataataattataggcGTCTTCGACCTGAACCTTGAACTGATCCCGTAGGCCTGTAATTAAAGGCTCGGTTTAATGTGGACAAGAGTGATCTGGCTATCATGCACCAAGAGGAAAACATTGCGCACATCCCCACCGCGCAACCTATCGCTGCAACTTCCGTTGAAACCTTCGATCTGTCTCCAGTACTCATCTCTCATCAATTAACTATAATTACATCGATCGGCTCCATCTGAtcaaaaaatctattttttaactttttatttttattttttttttaaattaagattcaACGTGACCGTAAGCCAAGGCGGAGAAGGCGGCGTCGGTTAAGCCAGAGGAAGCGGTCATAGATAACTTTCCGGCCAGACGTCGGTGAACTGAACCGGCCCCCCACCTTCTCTGAAATGGATACCTTTAGACCGGTCGTGCTGACGTGGTTGCCACGTGGGAGTAAGAGGTTTGTCCACGTGTCTATCCACAAGACCAACAACACTTTTTCTTAAGTTGTTAAAACTTCAGacgaaatataaattatatggaGTTATAAGTTGTAAGAGAAGTTGTATATTGTACATTAATGTTTGTTTAATTATCAGAAAATATACTATATAGTATTcgaatatgaatttaaaataatttttatttaataaatatttacttattattttaaattattatactattattatttaataatattataattattatatttaataactaatgtaattttaattcaaatataaaaattaattataatatatattgtaaactatattatttaattgaaatattattgataattataataaaataaatataaaataaaacaatgtatataataaataatattatttataatttaattaaaatattataaattataataataattaataaaattattattataatatatatatatttttaattataatattggaatattttaaaaaataaatataatatataataatattattaaataaaacatatttaatatattatataataataagttgtatataatattaattaaggttacgttttttaatattttagtttatggtACGAATTATATAAGGTATAAgtggtataaaaaaataaattgtaagtagatataaatagtataaattattataattataggtaatataagttattattatttgatttgaaatttaaaaaatgatataagttatttataattttatatttagtataTAGTATATACAAATGTAGTTAAAAATAGAtgagatatataaaataattaattattatattatttgacttttgaaatatattaaatttgtattaatattattattattatatttgtaagaatattgatataaaaaacagaaaaaaaaaaaaattaaggtaaaaaatgtgatagcatttttaatgcCAAACatacctaaaatatttttaattttattttaaatcgttttatatatatatatagacggATCTACTCCTAATCCGAttcaattatccatttactttcatatatatatatttaaattaaccacaactctctcAAAACCTGACAATCtagaaactttaaaaattaagtatcattatatatataattatatattaataaattattattattttctaaacaatttttattattattaatggcAAAATTATCCAGGGATTTAGGATTTAGCCTTGTTTGGGATGGGcctgaattaaatatattgattgGGCCAAAAGAACAAATATTAATCTTTCCTGGGCTCAAACTACTCATATCTCCTTTAAATCtattaaaattgaaaacccTAGGTTTACCATTAAATATTACCTTCTATCTAATCTGGTTGGGCGCCGGAAGAACAATCCGAATCCCTTGCTTCGATTTGAGTTC is drawn from Impatiens glandulifera chromosome 3, dImpGla2.1, whole genome shotgun sequence and contains these coding sequences:
- the LOC124931690 gene encoding carboxypeptidase SOL1, whose translation is MKLVFSLLFLLLLSLLSSSFHSAVARGGERSFNSSGSFRLSRRLSAESYIDKLNRLADGYMSNSELEEAFSAFAHRCSNISRIYSIGESVNGLPLWVVEISDKPGVEEAEPAFKFVGNVHGDEPVGRELMLLLANWLCDNYHIDPLATLIIDNVHLHILPSMNPDGFELRRRGNANNIDLNRDFPDQLFPINDDVDARQPETQAIMRWLKDIQFTASASLHGGALVANYPWDGTPDKRKSYYGCPDDETFRFLASVYSRSHYNMSRSTEFVGGITNGAFWYPVYGGMQDWNYIHAGCFELTLEISDDKWPPSNELHTLWEYNKMSMLNIVASMVKTGVHGRIFSADCGKPLPASVIIKGINYSIQATESFANYHRLLAPDNKYEVVAEMPGYKSKSTHIILGEDATTVDFILEPDLSSKSKISRRGCDFRYDTERKLKMVQILPGPKLELYLIFTLIIMFLFFLFKRRVIVNYLNHRRNTTPKRSIVV